The sequence TGTCTTTTTTTACACTAAGATCAACTGTTTTTTCATTTTTAATATTTCCTTGTGTTGTAAAAAGTCTGGCTTTATAATTCCCGTTCACATCTTCTAATTTCACAGGAATCGGCTCGTAATCATCCATACAAGACATTAAGGAAAACGCTATCAATGCAAAAAAACCAACTGCAAATGCCTTAAAGGCAATTAAATTCTTCATTTTTTAAAATTTATCGTTAAACATCTATTTTTTGAGCACTCAATAACATAAACCCATCATTTCAAAAATCTTGCATCCTTTTTTCTTAAAAACACATAACTAACTGATTCTCAAAACGGAAATTTTAAATTTAAATCAGATTTTAGATTTCTTATTATTTTAATACATTTGTTATAAAGCTGGATTCAATACAACTTCATTTTACCACAATACTTGATGACTATTGGAAACAGCACTTAATAATAATTTATAATGAACATAAAACCTGATATATCCTGGGCAGAATTTGAAAAATTAGACATACGATGCGGAACGATTATTTCCGTGAATGATTTTGAAAAAGCCAGAAATCCTTCTTATCAGCTTGAAATCGATTTTGGAGATTTAGGAATTAGAAAATCAGCTGCACAGATCACGACACTTTACAATAAAGAAGAATTAGTTGGAAAACAGATTTTAGCAGTTGTAAATTTTCCTAAAAAACAAATTGCCAATTTCTTCAGCGAATGTCTGGTTTTGGGAGTTTATGGTGAAGATGCAAAAGATGTTACACTTTTATCACCTTCTCTTCCGACAAAAAACGGACTTCAGGTTGGATAATTTAATTTAAAAATTTCAAACACAAATATGATACAGAACATTCCTTTAGAAAAAGTTTTATTCCTTGATATTGAAACGGTTCCACTTTACGGAAATTGGGACGAAATTCCGGAAACCGAGCAGAAACTTTGGGATAAAAAAACAAGATATCAGCGCAAAGATGAAGTTTCAGCTGAAGACTTCTACGAAAGAGCTGGAATTATGGCAGAGTTCGGGAAAATCATCTGCATCACCATTGGAATGCTCGAGAAAAATGAAACTTTAAGAATAAAAAGTTTCGCCAATGATGATGAGAAAAAACTGCTGCAGGAATTTGGCGAACTGTTCAACAGTCCGAGGCTTCGGGATGTCATTCTCTGTGCACACAACGGTAAAGAATTCGACTTTCCGTGGGTTGCGAGACGTTTTCTGATTAACGGAATGCAACCGCCAACCCCATTTCAAATGTTTGGAAAAAAACCGTGGGAAATCCCTCATCTTGATACGATGGAACTTTGGAAATTCGGAGATTATAAAAGCTATATTTCTCTGGAACTTTTAGCCCATGTTTTCGGAATTCCGACCCCGAAAGACGACATTGACGGCTCAATGGTTTCATCAATCTACTACATAGAAAAAGACTTGCAGCGAATAGTCGACTATTGTGAAAAAGATGTCTTAACTTTGGCAAATATTTTCCGGCGTATGCGTCAGGAAGATTTATTGCAGAGAAATATCAATTTAGATTAACAAATGAACTTTACAGACGATCAGATTGCCGACATCGGTGAAGAAATTATAAGAGTACTAAAAACCGTTTATGACCCCGAAATTCCGGTGGATATTTACGAATTGGGATTGATTTATGACGTTCAGATTTCGGAAGAAGCCGATGTGAAAATCATCATGACCTTAACGAGCCCTAACTGTCCCGTTGCAGAAAGTCTGCCGCAAGAAGTAAAAGACAAAACTGCCGAAGTAGAAAATGTAAAAAGCGTAGATTTGGAACTTACTTTCGAACCAACTTGGAACAAAGACATGATGAGTGAAGAGGCAAAATTTGAGCTGGGAATGCTTTAAATTTTCTTTAAAATAAATGAGGCTGTCATTTTTTGGCAGCTTTTTTTGATTCAAAAATTAATTTTAAACCATTAAGGTAATTAAATTGATAAGAAATATTAAGTTTGATTTCATCTTAAGATTACAGCATTAAATTATTCATACGTCTTTAGAAATCTCTTTTCCTTCTCTTCTGCTCCATTCGCTCCACGAACCCACGTACAGATTCGGAATTTCAAAACCAGCATAATCAAGAGCCAGAATTGTATGACAAGCAGTAACTCCGGAACCGCAGTGAATGATTAGTTTTTCAGGTTTACTTTCTAGTAATTTTAAATATTTCTCTCTTAAAATTTCAGGTTTCAGGAAATATCCATTCTCATCTAAATTTTCAGAAAAAGGAATATTAATTGCTCCGGGAATATGTCCGGCAACTAAGTCTATCGGTTCAGACTCGCCTTTATATCGATAAGAATCTCTTACGTCAACTACAGCTGCAGAATCGTTTATTAATTCATTCTCAACACCTTCCAAGGTTGAAATTGGCAGAAGCCAATCTTTTCTGTCGATAATTTCAATTTTTTCAAAAGTTTCTTCGCCTGATGTAAACTCTAAACTTTCTTTTTCAGCTTCTTGAAATCCACCATCTAAAACCTGAACATTTTTTAAACCAAAAGCTTTCAGCATCCACCAGACTCTCGCTGCGGCATTCGCTCCATTTTTATCATCATAAATTACAACGTGAGAATCTTCTGAAATTCCTAAACGAGAAATCGTTTCTCCAAACTTTTCAATGGTTGGAAGAGGATGTCTTCCGCCAAAAGCTGCATCTTCTCCAATTTCCGCCAAATCTTTATCTAAATCTACGAATCTTGCTCCTTGGATGTGTTTATTTAAATAGCTTTGATAAGCATCTTTTCCTACTCTTGCATCAAGAA comes from Chryseobacterium sp. 3008163 and encodes:
- a CDS encoding tRNA-binding protein, coding for MNIKPDISWAEFEKLDIRCGTIISVNDFEKARNPSYQLEIDFGDLGIRKSAAQITTLYNKEELVGKQILAVVNFPKKQIANFFSECLVLGVYGEDAKDVTLLSPSLPTKNGLQVG
- a CDS encoding sulfurtransferase, whose translation is MNKISPIISASELKNIQIENLIILDARVGKDAYQSYLNKHIQGARFVDLDKDLAEIGEDAAFGGRHPLPTIEKFGETISRLGISEDSHVVIYDDKNGANAAARVWWMLKAFGLKNVQVLDGGFQEAEKESLEFTSGEETFEKIEIIDRKDWLLPISTLEGVENELINDSAAVVDVRDSYRYKGESEPIDLVAGHIPGAINIPFSENLDENGYFLKPEILREKYLKLLESKPEKLIIHCGSGVTACHTILALDYAGFEIPNLYVGSWSEWSRREGKEISKDV
- a CDS encoding iron-sulfur cluster assembly protein, which translates into the protein MNFTDDQIADIGEEIIRVLKTVYDPEIPVDIYELGLIYDVQISEEADVKIIMTLTSPNCPVAESLPQEVKDKTAEVENVKSVDLELTFEPTWNKDMMSEEAKFELGML
- a CDS encoding 3'-5' exonuclease, whose amino-acid sequence is MIQNIPLEKVLFLDIETVPLYGNWDEIPETEQKLWDKKTRYQRKDEVSAEDFYERAGIMAEFGKIICITIGMLEKNETLRIKSFANDDEKKLLQEFGELFNSPRLRDVILCAHNGKEFDFPWVARRFLINGMQPPTPFQMFGKKPWEIPHLDTMELWKFGDYKSYISLELLAHVFGIPTPKDDIDGSMVSSIYYIEKDLQRIVDYCEKDVLTLANIFRRMRQEDLLQRNINLD